In Chitinivibrionales bacterium, the following proteins share a genomic window:
- a CDS encoding transposase, translating into MSEYIHKSHNVSVLLYHFVCPAKYRKVVFSKEVDNEIRNICLEIG; encoded by the coding sequence ATGAGCGAATATATACATAAGAGTCATAATGTCTCGGTTTTGCTTTATCACTTTGTCTGTCCAGCAAAATACAGAAAAGTTGTTTTTAGCAAAGAGGTTGATAATGAGATCAGAAATATTTGCCTTGAGATCGGA